The following coding sequences lie in one Capsicum annuum cultivar UCD-10X-F1 chromosome 5, UCD10Xv1.1, whole genome shotgun sequence genomic window:
- the LOC124898552 gene encoding uncharacterized protein LOC124898552, whose translation MVPFEALYGRRYRSPIRWFDAFEVRLWGTDLLRDSLEKVRFIQEKLIVAQSRQKEYTDHKVRDMHFIEGEQELLKVSPMKGVMHFRKRVLLDENLSYEEKPVAILDRAIRKLRTKEIASMKLISDFASIKVMRRKEVELSLKEINKEREVEKLENPEQKVVTVTAIAVRGLRS comes from the exons ATGGTgccgtttgaggctttgtatgggagaaggtatagatctcccattagGTGGTTTGATGCATTTGAGGTGAGACTATGGGGTACTGATCTATTGAGGGACTCATTAGAGAAGGTCAGATTCATTCAGGAGAAACTTATAGTGGCTCAAAGCAGACAAAAAGAGTATACGGATCATAAAGTTAGAGATATGCACTTTATAGAGGGTGAGCAAGAATTGCTCAAGgtgtcacctatgaagggtgtcaTGCATTTTAGGAAGCGAG TCTTGTTAGAtgaaaacctctcttatgaagagaaaCCTGTTGCTATTCTTGATAGAGCTATTcgtaagttgaggactaaggagattgcGTCTATGAAG TTAAtcagtg ATTTTGCAAGTATAAAGGTGATGAGAAGGAAAGAAGTAGAATTGAGCTTAAAAGAGATCAATAAGGAAAGAGAAGTGGAAAAGCTGGAAAACCCTGAGCAGAAAGTGGTCACAGTTACAGCGATCGCGGTCAGAGGCTTGCGATCATAG